The following are from one region of the Escherichia sp. E4742 genome:
- the purL gene encoding phosphoribosylformylglycinamidine synthase, with translation MMEILRGSPALSAFRINKLLARFQAARLPVHNIYAEYVHFADLNAPLNEEAHAQLERLLKYGPALASHAPEGKLLLVTPRPGTISPWSSKATDIAHNCGLQQVNRLERGVAYYVEAATLTNEQWQQVTAELHDRMMETVFFALDDAEQLFAHHQPTPVTSVDLLGQGRQALIDANLRLGLALAEDEIDYLQDAFTKLGRNPNDIELYMFAQANSEHCRHKIFNADWIIDGEQQPKSLFKMIKNTFETTPDHVLSAYKDNAAVMEGSEVGRYFADHETGRYDYHQEPAHILMKVETHNHPTAISPWPGAATGSGGEIRDEGATGRGAKPKAGLVGFSVSNLRIPGFEQPWEEDFGKPERIVTALDIMTEGPLGGAAFNNEFGRPALNGYFRTYEEKVNSHNGEELRGYHKPIMLAGGIGNIRADHVQKGEINVGAKLVVLGGPAMNIGLGGGAASSMASGQSDADLDFASVQRDNPEMERRCQEVIDRCWQLGDANPILFIHDVGAGGLSNAMPELVSDGGRGGKFELRDILSDEPGMSPLEIWCNESQERYVLAVAADQLPLFDELCKRERAPYAVIGEATEELHLSLHDRHFDNQPIDLPLDVLLGKTPKMTRDVQTLKAKGDALAREGITIADAVKRVLHLPTVAEKTFLVTIGDRSVTGMVARDQMVGPWQVPVANCAVTTASLDSYYGEAMAIGERAPVALLDFAASARLAVGEALTNIAATQIGDIKRIKLSANWMAAAGHPGEDAGLYEAVKAVGEELCPALGLTIPVGKDSMSMKTRWQEGNEEREMTSPLSLVISAFARVEDVRHTITPQLSTEDNALLLIDLGLGTNALGATALAQVYRQLGDKPADVRDVAQLKGFYDAIQALVAQRKLLAYHDRSDGGLLVTLAEMAFAGHCGIEADIASLGDDHLAALFNEELGAVIQVRAADREAVEAVLAQHGLAECVHYVGQAVSGDRFVITANGQSVYSESRTTLRVWWAETTWQMQRLRDNPECADQEHQAKSNDADPGLNVKLSFDINEDVAAPFIATGARPKVAVLREQGVNSHVEMAAAFHRAGFDAIDVHMSDLLAGRTGLEDFHALVACGGFSYGDVLGAGEGWAKSILFNNRVRDEFATFFHRPQTLALGVCNGCQMMSNLRELIPGSELWPRFVRNTSDRFEARFSLVEVTQSPSLLLQGMVGSQMPIAVSHGEGRVEVRDAAHLAALESKGLVALRYVDNFGKVTETYPANPNGSPNGITAVTTESGRVTIMMPHPERVFRTVSNSWHPENWGEDGPWMRIFRNARKQLG, from the coding sequence ATGATGGAAATTCTGCGTGGTTCGCCTGCACTGTCGGCATTCCGAATCAATAAACTGCTGGCGCGTTTTCAGGCTGCCAGGCTCCCGGTTCACAACATTTACGCCGAGTATGTCCATTTTGCTGACCTCAATGCGCCGTTAAACGAAGAAGCGCACGCGCAACTTGAACGCCTGTTGAAATATGGTCCGGCACTCGCCAGCCATGCCCCGGAAGGCAAATTACTGCTGGTGACCCCGCGTCCAGGCACCATCTCTCCCTGGTCTTCAAAAGCGACCGATATCGCCCATAACTGCGGGCTGCAACAGGTAAACCGCCTTGAGCGCGGCGTGGCTTACTATGTAGAAGCCGCTACGCTGACCAATGAACAGTGGCAGCAGGTTACCGCTGAACTGCACGACCGCATGATGGAAACGGTCTTTTTTGCTTTAGATGATGCAGAGCAGCTGTTTGCCCATCATCAACCGACTCCAGTCACCAGCGTTGATTTACTGGGGCAGGGCCGTCAGGCGCTGATCGACGCAAACCTGCGTCTTGGCCTGGCACTGGCGGAAGATGAAATTGACTATCTGCAAGATGCTTTCACAAAGCTTGGTCGTAACCCGAACGACATCGAGTTGTATATGTTCGCCCAGGCGAACTCTGAGCACTGCCGTCATAAGATTTTTAACGCCGACTGGATTATCGACGGTGAACAGCAGCCGAAATCGCTGTTCAAAATGATCAAAAATACCTTCGAAACCACGCCGGATCACGTTCTCTCTGCGTATAAAGATAACGCCGCGGTGATGGAAGGTTCTGAAGTGGGCCGCTACTTTGCTGACCACGAAACGGGCCGCTACGATTATCATCAGGAACCGGCTCACATCCTGATGAAAGTAGAAACTCACAACCACCCGACGGCGATTTCTCCGTGGCCGGGCGCGGCGACCGGTTCCGGCGGTGAAATCCGCGATGAAGGTGCCACCGGGCGCGGCGCGAAGCCGAAAGCCGGTCTGGTTGGTTTCTCCGTTTCCAACCTGCGAATTCCTGGCTTCGAACAGCCGTGGGAAGAAGATTTCGGTAAGCCTGAGCGCATTGTCACCGCGCTGGACATCATGACTGAAGGTCCGCTGGGCGGCGCGGCATTTAACAACGAATTTGGTCGTCCGGCGCTGAACGGCTACTTCCGTACTTATGAAGAAAAAGTGAACAGCCACAACGGCGAAGAGCTGCGCGGTTATCACAAACCGATCATGCTGGCAGGCGGGATCGGTAATATCCGCGCCGATCACGTACAAAAAGGCGAGATCAACGTCGGTGCGAAGCTGGTCGTTCTCGGCGGCCCGGCAATGAACATCGGTCTTGGCGGCGGCGCGGCGTCTTCTATGGCGTCTGGTCAGTCTGATGCCGACCTCGACTTTGCTTCCGTACAGCGCGACAACCCGGAGATGGAGCGTCGCTGCCAGGAAGTGATCGACCGTTGCTGGCAGCTTGGTGATGCCAACCCAATCCTGTTTATCCACGACGTTGGTGCAGGCGGTCTTTCTAACGCCATGCCGGAACTGGTGAGTGACGGCGGGCGCGGCGGTAAATTTGAACTGCGCGATATCCTGAGCGACGAACCGGGTATGAGCCCACTGGAAATCTGGTGTAACGAATCCCAGGAACGCTACGTGCTGGCGGTTGCTGCCGATCAGTTACCGCTGTTTGACGAACTGTGTAAGCGTGAACGCGCGCCATACGCGGTGATTGGTGAAGCGACCGAAGAGCTGCATCTTTCTCTGCACGATCGTCATTTTGATAATCAGCCGATCGATCTACCGCTGGACGTACTGCTTGGCAAAACGCCGAAGATGACCCGCGATGTGCAAACGCTGAAAGCAAAAGGCGATGCGCTGGCCCGTGAAGGGATCACCATTGCTGATGCGGTGAAACGTGTGCTGCATCTGCCGACCGTGGCGGAGAAAACTTTCCTTGTGACCATTGGCGACCGTAGCGTAACCGGCATGGTGGCGCGCGATCAGATGGTTGGCCCGTGGCAGGTGCCGGTCGCTAACTGTGCGGTCACTACTGCCAGCCTCGACAGCTACTACGGTGAAGCGATGGCAATTGGCGAACGTGCGCCAGTTGCACTGCTGGATTTCGCCGCTTCTGCCCGTCTGGCGGTCGGTGAAGCGTTAACCAACATCGCCGCAACACAAATTGGCGATATCAAACGCATTAAACTTTCCGCCAACTGGATGGCGGCGGCAGGCCACCCTGGTGAAGATGCGGGCCTGTATGAAGCCGTTAAAGCTGTGGGCGAAGAGCTTTGCCCGGCGCTGGGCCTGACGATCCCGGTGGGTAAAGATTCAATGTCGATGAAAACCCGCTGGCAGGAAGGTAACGAAGAGCGCGAAATGACGTCGCCGCTGTCGCTGGTGATTTCTGCATTTGCCCGCGTGGAAGATGTACGTCACACCATCACGCCGCAGCTTTCTACCGAAGATAATGCACTGCTGCTGATTGATCTGGGCCTTGGCACTAACGCGTTGGGTGCAACGGCGCTGGCGCAGGTTTATCGTCAGCTTGGCGACAAACCGGCTGATGTGCGCGACGTCGCGCAACTGAAAGGTTTCTATGACGCGATTCAGGCGCTGGTTGCACAGCGTAAGCTGCTCGCGTACCACGACCGCTCTGACGGTGGCCTGCTGGTAACGCTGGCGGAAATGGCATTTGCCGGTCATTGCGGCATTGAAGCGGATATCGCCTCTCTGGGCGACGATCACCTGGCGGCGCTGTTTAACGAAGAACTGGGAGCGGTGATTCAGGTTCGTGCCGCTGACCGTGAAGCGGTCGAAGCGGTACTGGCACAGCATGGCCTTGCTGAGTGCGTCCATTATGTCGGCCAGGCGGTATCTGGCGATCGTTTTGTGATTACCGCCAACGGCCAGTCGGTATACAGCGAAAGCCGTACTACGTTGCGCGTCTGGTGGGCAGAAACCACCTGGCAGATGCAGCGCCTGCGTGACAACCCGGAGTGCGCCGATCAGGAACATCAGGCGAAATCCAACGACGCTGATCCGGGCCTGAATGTGAAACTGTCGTTCGATATCAACGAAGATGTGGCAGCTCCGTTTATCGCTACTGGCGCGCGCCCGAAAGTTGCCGTACTGCGTGAGCAAGGCGTGAACTCGCATGTTGAAATGGCGGCAGCTTTCCATCGTGCGGGCTTCGACGCTATCGACGTGCATATGAGCGATCTGCTGGCTGGACGCACTGGTCTGGAGGATTTCCACGCCCTGGTCGCGTGTGGTGGTTTCTCCTACGGTGATGTGCTGGGTGCCGGTGAAGGTTGGGCGAAGTCTATTCTGTTCAACAACCGTGTACGCGATGAGTTTGCAACCTTCTTCCATCGTCCGCAAACGCTGGCGCTGGGGGTATGTAACGGTTGCCAGATGATGTCTAATCTGCGTGAGCTGATCCCAGGTAGCGAGCTGTGGCCTCGTTTCGTGCGTAACACCTCCGATCGCTTTGAAGCGCGTTTCAGCTTGGTTGAAGTGACCCAAAGCCCGTCTCTGCTGTTGCAGGGGATGGTGGGCTCGCAGATGCCGATTGCTGTGTCTCACGGTGAAGGGCGCGTTGAAGTACGCGACGCGGCGCATCTGGCGGCACTGGAAAGCAAAGGGCTGGTTGCGCTGCGCTATGTCGATAATTTCGGCAAAGTCACTGAAACCTACCCGGCTAACCCGAACGGTTCCCCGAACGGTATTACGGCGGTCACTACCGAAAGCGGTCGTGTCACCATTATGATGCCGCACCCGGAACGTGTTTTCCGTACTGTCAGCAACTCCTGGCATCCGGAAAACTGGGGCGAGGATGGCCCATGGATGCGTATTTTCCGTAATGCGCGTAAGCAGCTGGGGTAA